Proteins encoded in a region of the Trichosurus vulpecula isolate mTriVul1 chromosome 9, mTriVul1.pri, whole genome shotgun sequence genome:
- the LOC118832088 gene encoding NADH dehydrogenase [ubiquinone] iron-sulfur protein 5-like, whose translation MACEEERTWMVYIQGQLGLSIDKWMVIMSAEQPYNIPAQFHAFEKELGDCVYDNGIVRAKRKCKLEYNDCSEYFHRQKMMEYLGKIMKQKEKLMKEGKVTHPDHQYSDKEEARL comes from the coding sequence ATGGCTTGTGAAGAGGAAAGGACATGGATGGTTTATATTCAAGGCCAGCTGGGCCTCAGTATTGACAAATGGATGGTAATTATGAGTGCTGAGCAGCCTTACAACATACCAGCCCAATTCCATGCTTTTGAAAAAGAACTTGGAGACTGTGTTTATGATAATGGTATTGTCCGAGCCAAGAGAAAATGCAAACTGGAGTATAATGATTGTAGTGAATACTTTCATAGGCAGAAAATGATGGAATATTTGGGGAAAATCATGAAGCAGAAGGAGAAActaatgaaggaagggaaggttaCCCATCCAGATCACCAATACTCAGACAAGGAAGAGGCAAGACTTTGA